One genomic segment of Flagellimonas marinaquae includes these proteins:
- a CDS encoding SDR family NAD(P)-dependent oxidoreductase — translation MSNSKEKIALITGATGGIGFAVAKRLGKDGFTVILNGIEDEAGANRVKELEAEGITAEYYGFDVTDEEAVNTNIQKIGDKYGKIDALINNAGGLGGRSRFEEMTTEFYRFVMALNLDSTFFASRAAIPYLKKGDSPTIINYTSIAGWNAGGPGAGIYGTSKAGVHAITRALAKDLAEYGIRVNAVSPGTIDTPFHTQIKSTKPEVFASWKNNILLGRLGQPEDVASVVSFLVSEDAAFLTAETIQVGGGQGLGI, via the coding sequence ATGAGTAATTCTAAAGAGAAAATAGCATTGATTACCGGCGCAACCGGAGGTATTGGGTTCGCAGTGGCCAAAAGACTTGGAAAAGATGGTTTTACGGTTATTTTGAACGGTATCGAGGATGAAGCCGGAGCCAATAGGGTCAAAGAACTGGAAGCAGAGGGCATAACCGCCGAGTATTATGGGTTTGATGTGACGGATGAGGAAGCCGTAAACACCAATATCCAAAAAATCGGGGATAAATATGGAAAAATCGATGCGCTGATCAACAATGCAGGAGGTCTTGGAGGAAGGTCGAGATTCGAAGAAATGACCACAGAATTCTACAGATTCGTTATGGCTTTGAATTTGGACTCTACATTTTTCGCTTCAAGAGCCGCTATACCTTATCTTAAAAAAGGAGATAGTCCAACAATTATAAATTATACTTCAATCGCAGGTTGGAACGCAGGTGGTCCAGGAGCTGGTATTTATGGAACATCAAAGGCAGGTGTACACGCCATAACAAGAGCATTGGCAAAAGACCTTGCTGAATATGGAATTAGAGTAAACGCAGTATCACCAGGTACCATAGATACCCCTTTTCATACACAAATCAAATCCACTAAACCAGAAGTGTTCGCATCTTGGAAGAACAATATTCTTTTAGGACGATTGGGGCAGCCCGAAGACGTTGCATCGGTAGTTTCATTTTTAGTGAGTGAAGATGCCGCCTTCTTAACTGCAGAAACCATTCAAGTAGGTGGTGGTCAAGGATTGGGAATCTAA
- a CDS encoding sugar kinase, with amino-acid sequence MSKKLVTFGEVMMRLSPPGYSKFAQATSLELVYGGGEANVAISCAYLGMKASHVTRFPDNALGKAATQFLRQHWLSTEHVIYGDEMIGKYFLEKGAVHRSSEVIYERQGSAFSLIEPKMVDWEEVLKDADWFHWTGITPAISDGAAKCCLEAIKTANKLGIKVSGDINSRDNMWKYGKTMQEVMPELVKHCDIVITSSHGIQEMFGLGDPEGKFRFAAKDLMDAFPNIEKVVGKTRKSISASHQQIQGKVWNGETYTKTRTLNITHVIDRVGTGDAFASGLIYGLLHYDEDIKALDFATAACALKHTVPGDVNMVSLENVTSLMDGNTSGAIKR; translated from the coding sequence ATGTCCAAAAAACTAGTCACCTTCGGAGAAGTAATGATGCGCTTATCTCCGCCAGGATATTCAAAATTTGCACAGGCAACATCATTGGAGCTAGTGTATGGCGGAGGTGAGGCCAATGTAGCTATTTCCTGTGCCTATCTTGGCATGAAAGCCTCTCATGTTACGCGATTTCCCGATAATGCCCTTGGAAAAGCCGCAACGCAATTTCTACGGCAACATTGGTTGAGCACGGAGCACGTGATCTATGGAGATGAAATGATAGGTAAGTATTTTCTTGAAAAAGGAGCAGTACACCGATCTAGTGAGGTAATTTATGAAAGACAAGGTTCCGCATTTTCATTGATCGAACCGAAAATGGTGGATTGGGAAGAAGTGCTTAAAGATGCGGATTGGTTTCATTGGACAGGTATTACACCTGCTATTTCCGATGGAGCCGCCAAATGTTGTCTTGAGGCAATTAAAACCGCCAATAAATTGGGCATTAAGGTTTCTGGCGATATTAATTCCCGAGATAATATGTGGAAGTATGGCAAGACTATGCAAGAGGTAATGCCAGAATTGGTAAAACATTGTGACATTGTAATCACCAGTAGTCATGGTATCCAAGAAATGTTTGGTCTAGGTGATCCCGAGGGCAAGTTTCGTTTTGCTGCCAAAGACCTCATGGATGCCTTTCCAAATATAGAAAAGGTTGTGGGAAAGACAAGGAAGTCTATCAGTGCATCACACCAACAAATACAGGGTAAGGTATGGAACGGGGAAACCTATACCAAAACAAGGACCTTGAACATAACCCATGTGATAGATCGTGTTGGAACAGGCGATGCATTTGCATCGGGTCTTATTTACGGCCTGCTCCATTATGATGAAGATATCAAAGCACTGGATTTTGCCACTGCGGCATGTGCATTAAAACACACAGTTCCCGGAGATGTAAACATGGTGTCGTTGGAAAATGTTACCAGCTTAATGGATGGTAACACTTCTGGAGCCATAAAAAGGTAA
- a CDS encoding sugar kinase gives MKKVVTFGEIMLRLAPPGFLRFSQTNSFDVVYGGGESNVAVSLANYGVPVDFVTRLPKNDIGECALMEMRKRGVGTDKVIFGGDRLGIYFLETGAVTRGSKVVYDRAHSAMAEIEQGMVDWKAVFEGVEWFHWTGITPAISQGAANACLEAVKVASDMGVTISTDLNYRAKLWKYCDDAKREEIMSELTSYCDIVLGNEEDAEKHFGIKPEGLDITTQGEHVKAEAFLSVCEQMMKRFPRAKKVITTLRGSLSASHNTWAGVLYDGKTMYKSPEYQITHIVDRVGGGDSFMGGLIYGLLKYPEDDQNALDFAVAASCLKHTIKGDANLATVAEVEKLMSGDASGRVAR, from the coding sequence ATGAAAAAAGTAGTAACGTTCGGGGAGATCATGCTTCGTTTGGCCCCTCCGGGATTTTTAAGGTTTTCACAAACAAACTCATTTGATGTGGTCTATGGCGGCGGAGAGTCTAACGTAGCGGTTTCCCTGGCCAATTATGGAGTTCCGGTCGATTTTGTGACGCGTTTGCCCAAGAACGACATAGGGGAGTGTGCCCTTATGGAAATGCGCAAGCGCGGTGTTGGTACGGACAAGGTCATATTTGGAGGCGATCGTCTGGGTATCTATTTTTTGGAGACCGGTGCCGTTACCCGTGGCAGTAAGGTGGTCTACGACCGAGCACATTCGGCCATGGCCGAGATCGAGCAGGGCATGGTAGATTGGAAAGCTGTCTTTGAGGGTGTGGAATGGTTCCATTGGACAGGGATCACCCCTGCGATTTCCCAAGGCGCGGCCAATGCCTGTCTGGAGGCTGTAAAGGTGGCCAGTGATATGGGAGTTACCATATCCACGGACCTTAACTACCGCGCCAAACTCTGGAAATACTGTGATGATGCCAAACGTGAGGAGATCATGTCGGAGCTCACCTCCTACTGTGACATCGTCCTTGGGAACGAGGAAGATGCGGAGAAGCATTTCGGGATCAAGCCCGAAGGGCTGGACATCACCACCCAGGGAGAGCACGTAAAGGCCGAGGCCTTCCTATCGGTCTGTGAGCAGATGATGAAACGTTTCCCACGGGCCAAGAAGGTGATCACCACACTAAGGGGCTCCCTATCGGCATCGCACAACACATGGGCAGGAGTACTTTATGATGGGAAGACCATGTACAAGTCCCCCGAATACCAGATCACCCACATAGTGGACCGTGTCGGAGGAGGGGACTCCTTTATGGGCGGATTGATCTACGGACTGCTCAAGTACCCTGAGGACGACCAGAACGCACTGGATTTTGCCGTAGCTGCATCCTGCCTAAAGCATACCATAAAGGGAGATGCCAACTTGGCAACAGTGGCCGAAGTAGAAAAATTGATGAGTGGCGATGCCTCCGGAAGGGTGGCCAGATAA
- a CDS encoding bifunctional 4-hydroxy-2-oxoglutarate aldolase/2-dehydro-3-deoxy-phosphogluconate aldolase, protein MAQFSRIDVVNAMRDTGMVPLFYHPDIALGKKVLKACYDGGARLMEFTARGDYAYEVFSELNKYTIKELPGMIMGVGSITDAAAASLYMQMGANFIVTPSLREDIALACNRRKILWSPGCGSLTEINRAEELGCEVIKLFPGSTYGPGFVKAIKGPQPWTSIMPTGGVSTEESNLKGWFDAGVTCVGMGSKLISKDILANKDFEGLEHLVRETLATIIKIRN, encoded by the coding sequence ATGGCACAATTTTCAAGAATTGATGTAGTGAACGCAATGAGGGATACAGGAATGGTCCCTCTTTTTTACCACCCCGATATAGCGTTGGGCAAAAAGGTGCTCAAGGCCTGTTACGATGGCGGGGCAAGATTGATGGAGTTCACCGCCCGGGGCGATTATGCCTATGAAGTGTTCTCCGAGCTGAACAAGTATACGATCAAAGAACTGCCCGGTATGATCATGGGAGTCGGTTCCATAACGGATGCAGCAGCAGCATCGCTGTACATGCAGATGGGGGCCAATTTTATAGTGACCCCTTCCTTAAGGGAAGACATAGCGCTGGCCTGCAACCGCAGAAAAATACTTTGGTCCCCTGGCTGCGGATCTTTGACGGAGATCAACCGTGCGGAAGAGCTTGGCTGCGAAGTCATCAAGCTTTTTCCTGGTTCTACCTACGGCCCCGGGTTCGTGAAGGCAATCAAGGGCCCCCAGCCCTGGACGAGCATCATGCCCACCGGTGGTGTGAGCACCGAGGAGTCCAATTTAAAAGGATGGTTCGATGCGGGTGTTACCTGCGTGGGCATGGGATCCAAACTGATCAGCAAGGATATTTTGGCCAATAAAGATTTTGAAGGTCTTGAACATTTGGTCAGGGAAACTTTGGCTACCATTATCAAAATAAGAAACTGA
- a CDS encoding SDR family NAD(P)-dependent oxidoreductase gives MLKGKVAVVTGGSRDIGRAISIKLAKQGAKVVVNYHSSEKGANETVAEIQSLGQEAIAVKADVSKMNEIIHLKEKTVEAFGDKVDILVNNAGGLFERRSLEEFDEDFYDLVMGVNFKSTVFVTQAFEPLMEEGASIINLSSQAARDGGGAGSTLYASSKGAVSTFTKAMAKELGPKGIRTNAICPGLIGTKFHDDFTKDEVRAKVAASTPLRREGSAEEVADLVAYLASNESSFVNGNNIDINGGLAFS, from the coding sequence ATGCTAAAAGGTAAAGTAGCGGTAGTAACAGGAGGATCAAGAGACATTGGTCGTGCCATTTCGATTAAACTGGCCAAACAAGGAGCTAAAGTGGTGGTGAATTACCATAGTTCGGAAAAAGGAGCCAACGAAACAGTGGCCGAGATCCAATCGTTGGGACAAGAAGCAATTGCGGTAAAAGCCGATGTTTCCAAAATGAATGAAATTATTCATTTAAAAGAGAAAACTGTGGAGGCTTTTGGTGATAAAGTAGATATTTTGGTCAACAATGCAGGCGGTCTTTTCGAAAGACGATCTCTTGAAGAATTTGATGAGGATTTTTATGATTTGGTCATGGGAGTTAACTTTAAGTCGACCGTGTTCGTAACACAAGCTTTCGAGCCTTTAATGGAAGAGGGCGCCTCAATAATCAACCTTTCTTCACAAGCAGCTCGAGATGGCGGCGGCGCAGGATCAACACTATACGCATCCTCCAAAGGAGCCGTGAGTACATTTACCAAAGCAATGGCAAAAGAATTGGGACCAAAAGGCATACGAACAAATGCAATATGTCCTGGATTGATCGGAACCAAGTTCCATGATGATTTTACCAAGGATGAGGTAAGGGCCAAAGTTGCTGCGAGTACCCCCTTGCGCAGGGAAGGTAGTGCAGAGGAAGTGGCGGATTTGGTAGCTTATTTGGCATCGAACGAGTCATCTTTTGTAAATGGAAATAATATTGATATTAATGGAGGTTTGGCCTTTAGCTAA
- a CDS encoding MFS transporter: MKIKGLRWWVIALIALATVINYIDRQSITVLWPQIAEELYPDKSGDERKEIYSWISIIFVFSYAFGQAIFGKIFDWIGTRLGFALSIGVWSIATALHAISKGFLSFAVFRSILGVAEAGNWPGAAKGNAEWFPTKERAFAQGLFNSGAAVGGIIAIPVIAYLTIYFSWQSIFVLVGLTGLLWLIPWMIIVKAPPKYHSWITDEEKKYILDGQKHQEQDKEGNLVEQEAYNPDTKELLSRKQSWGVIVASAAIDPIWWLFVFWIPIYLFEVYGMDVKAIGIYGWVPYVGAMLGAWFGGLLAQSFLKKGWTVNKTRKTVITIGCLIMLPSLLAMANPGAPVMAVIIMAIILFGFQTAIGNVQTLPSDFFSGKTVGTLSGFSGMAAKLAAVGLTYLVPILTKGGNYTPAFIIGAVLAILALISVWVLCGKIEPLKAKIQ, from the coding sequence ATGAAAATTAAAGGCTTAAGGTGGTGGGTAATTGCTTTGATCGCACTTGCAACGGTCATAAATTATATTGATAGACAGTCGATTACAGTATTGTGGCCGCAAATTGCCGAGGAGCTATATCCCGATAAATCAGGAGATGAGCGCAAGGAAATCTATTCATGGATTTCAATAATCTTTGTGTTCAGCTATGCATTCGGACAAGCCATTTTTGGTAAAATATTCGACTGGATAGGTACCCGATTGGGGTTTGCCCTGTCCATTGGGGTTTGGTCCATTGCCACTGCCCTACATGCAATTTCAAAAGGGTTTTTGAGCTTCGCTGTTTTTCGTTCAATTCTCGGTGTGGCCGAAGCAGGTAACTGGCCTGGCGCGGCCAAGGGAAACGCGGAATGGTTTCCAACAAAGGAAAGAGCATTTGCGCAAGGGCTTTTTAATTCCGGGGCCGCAGTTGGTGGAATTATCGCAATTCCGGTAATAGCATATTTGACAATCTATTTTAGTTGGCAATCCATCTTTGTTTTAGTGGGATTAACAGGATTGTTGTGGCTAATTCCATGGATGATTATTGTTAAGGCACCTCCAAAGTACCATTCTTGGATAACTGATGAGGAAAAAAAATATATCCTCGATGGGCAAAAACACCAAGAACAGGACAAAGAGGGGAACTTAGTTGAACAAGAAGCCTATAATCCGGATACCAAAGAACTTTTGTCACGAAAGCAAAGTTGGGGGGTAATTGTAGCTTCCGCTGCCATTGACCCGATTTGGTGGCTATTTGTTTTCTGGATTCCAATTTACCTTTTTGAAGTATATGGAATGGATGTAAAAGCTATCGGTATTTACGGATGGGTGCCCTATGTAGGTGCAATGTTGGGTGCATGGTTCGGGGGATTATTGGCGCAAAGTTTCCTGAAAAAAGGATGGACCGTAAACAAAACACGAAAAACGGTAATAACCATAGGATGTTTGATCATGTTGCCCTCTTTGTTGGCCATGGCCAATCCGGGAGCACCGGTAATGGCAGTTATCATTATGGCAATTATACTTTTTGGTTTCCAAACTGCCATTGGTAATGTACAAACACTGCCTAGTGATTTCTTTAGTGGTAAAACAGTAGGAACCTTGTCCGGTTTTTCTGGAATGGCGGCAAAATTGGCTGCTGTAGGATTGACCTATTTGGTGCCGATCCTAACCAAGGGAGGAAATTATACACCTGCTTTCATTATTGGAGCAGTATTGGCAATTCTTGCCTTGATAAGTGTATGGGTGCTCTGTGGAAAAATTGAACCGTTGAAGGCAAAAATTCAATAA
- a CDS encoding SusC/RagA family TonB-linked outer membrane protein — translation MKFKLKLLLAIVCLFNLQLFAQDAYTVSGTVFDANDVPIAGANVLVVGTTNGTQTDFDGNYTIEVSPGDVLRFSYIGFATQNITINQSQTLNVVLQEDMALLDEVVIVGYGTRKKSHLTGAVAKVGGDDVAAIQATRVDDALAGKLPGVLIQNQNGSPGADPKIQIRAASSISGDSNPLIVVDGYPISGSLATVNPNDIESLEVLKDAASAAIYGSRGANGVILVTTKKGRSGKASFSYNAYTSFSSKYRDNIMKSGPEWAAYSREQIAAGNWDLSQIDPDFVEFRLNAYENSPGAISPEDWLFQSGSIMSHDFSMSGGTDDVNYFASIGYQNTEGIIITEGFERLNARVNVDAKLGEKFKTGINFNGFTSHRDILGHDMRDLLRSYGVHPVYHTEESIAFVQALDAEAQALGLSPFDDGFRGSTYEASSIYDLVPGMAAQDWHYGRANNGIGGSGDAGPAAKLDNTERWEKTFFGNVSSYLQYNILDGLNIKTVLGGDLRDTQFYEHRLLGYDSRARTSQTYMDQTDLKVTTVLSETTLNYSKVIGKHDISAVAGIEFQTTRLVGTALDGANVPDTDIQNYNLFEPADITVTERDEKRVRESIFGRVQYAYDNKYLFSASLRRDGDSRFGANNRYETFPALSLGWNVHNEAFLADNETLSQLKLRFSTGSLGTTSFLGSYDSLSLLDPSATIFGTGYLIPSNIANPDLTWQTNTETNYGVDLGFFSNRLRLGVDYYTSDIEDILINQSVSEVYGTTSIVLNSGDVRSSGMEFELNANVINKDNFSWSFNANLSTVETEIKELGGLEELPQAIYGVSGRGPVFRNYVGGEIGEMWGLETTGEVEMIYLEDGTRHPNNTTGESYVVDQNGDGVIDATRSVEDGGDLVKIGQNTPDFYWGMAHNFRYKNFDMSMQFQGSHGAEVYNIDPLYYESQWSGRLVDSFDANSDGIADHNGEYYIGNRYQTDAMIQDASYIALRNLTIGYTLDQDLISSIGLNSVRLYAAATNLLYLWADDYTSYNPEGVQTSGSDYLGPTTYGSQFGAAPVVRSFTLGLNVNF, via the coding sequence ATGAAATTTAAGTTAAAACTATTGCTTGCAATAGTATGTTTATTCAACCTGCAGTTGTTTGCACAAGACGCTTACACGGTTTCCGGTACAGTGTTCGATGCCAACGACGTTCCGATCGCGGGTGCCAATGTATTGGTGGTAGGTACTACCAATGGAACTCAAACAGATTTTGACGGGAATTATACCATAGAGGTGTCCCCTGGTGACGTCCTTAGATTTTCCTATATAGGTTTTGCGACTCAAAATATTACCATTAATCAGAGCCAAACCCTAAATGTAGTACTGCAAGAGGATATGGCACTTTTGGATGAAGTAGTGATCGTGGGATACGGTACACGTAAAAAATCCCATTTAACGGGTGCAGTGGCCAAAGTAGGAGGGGATGACGTCGCAGCAATCCAGGCAACGCGGGTAGACGATGCCTTGGCGGGAAAATTGCCCGGGGTACTGATCCAGAATCAAAATGGATCCCCTGGAGCTGACCCAAAAATTCAGATTAGGGCGGCATCGTCCATATCCGGTGATTCCAACCCATTGATCGTTGTTGACGGTTATCCAATTTCTGGAAGCCTTGCTACGGTGAACCCAAACGATATTGAGAGTTTGGAGGTACTAAAAGATGCCGCATCTGCTGCCATATATGGATCTAGGGGGGCAAATGGGGTTATTTTGGTTACCACCAAAAAAGGTAGGTCCGGCAAAGCTAGCTTTAGCTACAATGCCTACACCAGTTTTTCCAGTAAATACCGTGATAACATAATGAAATCCGGACCCGAATGGGCTGCATACTCCAGAGAACAGATTGCAGCAGGGAATTGGGACCTTTCTCAAATAGACCCGGACTTTGTGGAGTTTAGGCTCAATGCCTACGAAAATTCGCCCGGAGCCATAAGCCCAGAGGATTGGCTTTTCCAGAGTGGCAGTATAATGAGTCACGATTTTAGCATGAGCGGTGGAACAGATGATGTAAACTACTTTGCTTCAATTGGTTATCAGAATACCGAGGGTATTATTATTACAGAAGGCTTCGAAAGATTGAATGCTAGGGTAAATGTGGATGCCAAGTTGGGCGAAAAGTTCAAAACAGGTATAAACTTTAACGGGTTTACTTCGCACAGAGATATCTTGGGCCATGACATGCGGGATTTATTAAGATCTTATGGGGTGCACCCCGTATATCACACCGAAGAATCCATTGCGTTTGTTCAGGCCTTGGATGCAGAAGCACAGGCTTTGGGGCTGTCCCCATTTGATGATGGTTTTAGAGGTTCTACCTATGAAGCCAGTAGCATTTATGATTTGGTTCCTGGCATGGCGGCGCAAGATTGGCATTATGGAAGGGCCAATAATGGTATCGGAGGTTCGGGCGATGCTGGCCCAGCAGCAAAATTGGACAATACGGAACGATGGGAAAAAACCTTCTTTGGTAATGTAAGTTCGTATTTGCAATACAATATATTGGATGGGCTCAACATAAAAACGGTTTTGGGGGGTGATCTGCGTGATACCCAGTTCTATGAGCATAGATTGTTGGGGTACGATTCTAGGGCAAGAACAAGTCAAACCTACATGGACCAGACCGATCTAAAAGTAACCACGGTATTGAGCGAAACTACCCTTAACTATTCTAAAGTAATCGGGAAACATGATATATCGGCAGTGGCCGGTATCGAATTTCAAACGACAAGATTGGTAGGTACGGCCTTGGATGGTGCCAATGTCCCCGATACGGACATACAAAATTATAACCTCTTTGAGCCAGCGGATATTACCGTTACCGAGCGCGATGAGAAGAGAGTACGGGAAAGTATATTTGGTAGGGTACAATATGCCTACGACAATAAGTATTTGTTTTCTGCGTCCTTAAGAAGGGATGGGGATTCGCGTTTCGGTGCGAACAACCGTTACGAAACCTTTCCGGCTCTTTCATTGGGTTGGAACGTCCACAACGAGGCATTTTTGGCGGATAACGAAACACTTAGTCAGTTAAAATTGAGGTTCAGTACAGGTTCATTGGGAACAACTTCATTTTTGGGCTCTTACGACTCTCTGAGCCTATTGGACCCCAGTGCGACCATATTCGGAACAGGATATTTAATTCCATCCAACATCGCAAACCCAGATTTAACCTGGCAGACCAATACAGAGACCAACTATGGTGTGGACCTAGGCTTTTTCAGCAATCGCTTAAGATTGGGCGTAGATTACTATACATCCGATATTGAGGATATTTTAATCAATCAAAGTGTTTCAGAAGTATATGGAACAACCTCCATCGTACTTAATTCTGGTGATGTTCGAAGTTCTGGTATGGAATTCGAGTTGAATGCCAATGTTATCAATAAAGATAATTTTTCTTGGAGTTTCAACGCTAACCTATCCACAGTTGAAACAGAGATCAAGGAATTGGGCGGACTCGAAGAATTGCCACAGGCCATCTATGGTGTAAGTGGTAGAGGCCCTGTCTTTAGAAACTATGTTGGTGGCGAAATAGGAGAAATGTGGGGGCTGGAAACCACTGGGGAGGTAGAAATGATCTATCTGGAAGACGGGACACGGCACCCAAATAACACCACGGGAGAATCCTATGTGGTAGATCAAAATGGCGATGGTGTGATCGATGCCACAAGAAGTGTTGAAGATGGTGGGGATTTGGTCAAAATTGGTCAAAATACGCCAGATTTTTACTGGGGTATGGCTCACAATTTTCGATATAAGAATTTTGATATGTCCATGCAGTTTCAAGGATCACATGGAGCAGAGGTGTACAATATAGATCCTCTTTATTACGAATCGCAGTGGAGTGGCAGATTGGTGGATAGTTTTGATGCCAACAGTGATGGTATAGCCGACCACAATGGAGAATACTATATAGGAAACAGATACCAGACCGATGCCATGATACAGGATGCCTCATACATTGCATTGAGAAACCTGACAATTGGGTATACACTGGATCAAGATTTGATCAGTTCAATAGGTTTAAATTCTGTTAGACTTTATGCAGCGGCCACTAATTTATTGTACTTATGGGCAGATGACTATACCTCGTACAATCCAGAAGGTGTGCAGACATCGGGAAGCGATTATTTAGGGCCTACTACGTATGGATCCCAATTTGGTGCAGCTCCGGTTGTGAGAAGTTTTACACTAGGTTTAAATGTTAATTTCTAA
- a CDS encoding FadR/GntR family transcriptional regulator, whose translation MKLEVLTKGENTDVQQAIIAGLRDYIEYKNLEPGDKLPSERMLSEKFGVSRSNIREAIQRLEFYGILKSRPQSGTFIADIGRVAMKGMIDDILKLEEPSFKSLVETRILLELKTVKLASLRRTEKDLINMRETLDAYKEKVMNGQDAVEEDLLFHLAIAKASKNSTMNTFMLIITPEIITNFEKYHVCDKNQSKMAIKEHEDIFEAIKDQDPQRAREKMKIHFKVLYQYCYNTSD comes from the coding sequence ATGAAGTTAGAAGTGCTCACCAAAGGTGAAAATACAGATGTGCAACAAGCAATAATTGCAGGTTTAAGGGACTATATCGAGTATAAAAACTTGGAACCAGGAGATAAGCTCCCTTCGGAGAGAATGCTTTCGGAGAAATTTGGTGTAAGCCGCAGCAATATAAGGGAAGCTATCCAAAGACTTGAATTTTATGGCATTTTAAAATCAAGACCGCAAAGTGGAACCTTTATCGCCGATATAGGTAGGGTGGCCATGAAGGGTATGATAGATGATATCCTAAAGCTGGAAGAACCAAGCTTTAAATCATTGGTGGAAACCCGAATTTTGTTGGAATTGAAGACGGTAAAATTGGCGTCGTTAAGAAGAACGGAAAAAGACTTGATCAACATGCGGGAGACCTTGGATGCCTATAAAGAGAAGGTCATGAATGGTCAGGATGCCGTCGAAGAGGATTTGCTTTTTCATTTGGCCATAGCCAAGGCCAGTAAGAACAGTACAATGAATACGTTCATGTTGATAATTACACCTGAAATCATTACCAATTTTGAGAAGTACCATGTCTGCGATAAAAATCAATCAAAGATGGCGATCAAGGAGCACGAAGATATTTTTGAAGCAATAAAAGATCAAGATCCGCAGAGGGCAAGAGAAAAAATGAAGATACATTTCAAGGTTTTATATCAATATTGTTACAATACATCAGACTGA
- a CDS encoding RagB/SusD family nutrient uptake outer membrane protein, giving the protein MKSIYKLLGLLLLITACDSDLDQFPPNIASSNSLTNYDGVLNAAYYYQLGSVTPMAVMGEFRSDNAFMFEPPYTEFDEYDNGLTAMEDQFFGPFYTAMYKSILSANNVIENSTDATLVGEAKFLRALSYFKLVQVFGDVTVNLEADPSITDSSILVRQPADEVYNNVIIPDLQDAIAALDSEITNGRASKYAAQGLLGKVYVTRGDFASAETHLAAVVNGAASAGISLKENFNEIFGAANEVENPEIIYSTQISSSITDEYNFGSDFWNWFVGDDSKSDLPVDQDLVAAFDESDANGGGTDLRRAVTLSEDGLTAVKFPKDGGLGAEHDWIELRYADIILMYAETLNENGSSAEDVLDLLDPIRTRAGLNPLDHTVLNTQALVRQAILDERRLELAFEGQRWFDLVRTGTVDAEMGQTINSNYHVFPIPVSEILATDGVITQNPGY; this is encoded by the coding sequence ATGAAATCTATATATAAATTATTGGGGCTGTTGTTACTGATAACAGCATGTGATAGTGATTTAGATCAATTTCCGCCCAATATTGCAAGCTCAAACTCATTGACCAATTATGATGGGGTTTTAAATGCAGCTTATTACTATCAATTGGGATCTGTGACCCCAATGGCGGTTATGGGAGAATTTAGATCGGACAATGCATTTATGTTCGAACCTCCCTACACGGAATTTGATGAATACGATAACGGACTTACGGCCATGGAAGATCAATTTTTTGGACCGTTCTATACCGCAATGTACAAGTCGATACTGAGTGCAAACAATGTAATAGAAAACTCTACCGATGCTACATTGGTAGGTGAGGCAAAGTTCCTTAGGGCCCTGTCTTACTTTAAGTTGGTACAGGTATTTGGAGATGTTACCGTAAATCTTGAGGCAGATCCAAGTATAACGGACTCATCCATTTTGGTAAGACAACCGGCAGATGAAGTTTACAATAACGTAATTATACCCGATTTGCAAGATGCAATTGCAGCTCTAGATTCAGAAATAACGAACGGGAGAGCTTCCAAATATGCAGCACAAGGCCTTTTGGGAAAAGTTTATGTTACCAGAGGTGACTTTGCCAGTGCCGAAACACATTTGGCCGCCGTAGTAAACGGAGCTGCATCGGCAGGAATAAGTCTAAAGGAAAACTTCAACGAAATTTTTGGTGCCGCCAATGAGGTCGAAAACCCGGAAATTATATACTCCACCCAAATATCAAGTTCAATAACCGACGAATATAACTTTGGTTCTGATTTTTGGAATTGGTTTGTTGGGGACGACTCAAAGTCCGATTTACCTGTAGACCAAGATTTGGTAGCTGCTTTCGATGAGAGCGATGCCAATGGTGGGGGCACCGATCTACGCAGGGCGGTAACCCTTAGCGAGGATGGATTGACCGCGGTCAAATTCCCAAAAGACGGAGGTCTAGGGGCAGAACATGATTGGATAGAGCTTAGATATGCCGATATTATTCTGATGTATGCCGAAACACTGAATGAAAATGGTAGTTCGGCCGAAGATGTACTTGATTTGCTAGACCCCATAAGGACAAGAGCAGGGTTAAATCCATTAGATCATACTGTGTTGAATACCCAAGCTCTGGTTAGGCAGGCAATTTTAGATGAAAGAAGATTGGAGTTGGCATTTGAGGGACAACGTTGGTTCGATTTGGTAAGAACAGGAACTGTCGATGCGGAAATGGGACAAACTATAAATAGTAACTATCATGTTTTTCCGATCCCGGTATCGGAAATCCTGGCAACAGACGGTGTAATAACGCAAAATCCGGGGTATTGA